A genomic stretch from Larimichthys crocea isolate SSNF chromosome XXII, L_crocea_2.0, whole genome shotgun sequence includes:
- the LOC113744354 gene encoding uncharacterized protein LOC113744354 — protein MTDTEGVQDRTRRLEEQVPRKKTQEPSLQEHVAGICTDDMTYTEEIQMSFPLENSDEDSETLTVTEVVDITGIEDEDITGTEGTLNILIKRLQSNWQAILIGILIVLLFGVTSALLYKKKYTTEPALEEDLPRKYRAEPALEEDLPRKYTAEPALGERDSRKETTGCGPAFNPVLEQNGLHLEILQQRHPAVFTLPAWLD, from the exons ATGACTGACACCGAGGGAGTCCAAGACAG aaCTCGAAGACTTGAAGAACAAgtcccaagaaaaaaaactcaggaGCCTTCTCTTCAAGAACACGTTGCAGGAATATGTACTGATGACATGACTTACACTGAAGAAATCCAaatgag tttccCACTCGAAAATTCTGATGAGGACTCAGAAACACTCACAGTCACAGAAGTTGTAGATATAACAGGCATAGAAGATGAAGATATAACGGGCACAGAAGGGACATTGAACATCTTGATAAAAAGACTGCAATCCAATTGGCAAGCTATTTTAATTGGGATTTTGATAGTGCTTTTGTTTGGTGTGACCAGTGCCCtcttgtataaaaaaaaatacacaactgaacctgctcttgaagaagacctcccaagaaaatacagagctgaacctgctcttgaagaagacctcccaagaaaatacacagctgaacctgCACTTGGAGAACGTGATTCAAGAAAGGAGACAACTGGATGTGGA CCAGCTTTCAATCCTGTTCTCGAACAAAATGGGCTTCATTTGGAGATTCTGCAACAGAGACACCCTGCAGTGTTCACGCTGCCTGCCTGGCTGGACTGA